The Flexivirga oryzae genome has a segment encoding these proteins:
- a CDS encoding DUF2505 domain-containing protein: MKIQEKWTYDAPADRVLQMVLDPKFQEAKCAAAAALTYSASVEEQPSGHVVKTEREMSTDGFPDNVARLVGKTLQIIETQRWGEPAEDGSCTADLDVSISGLPIRYTGTIELTANGDTTGMNVQGDLRANIPLFGGKIESAAAPGISSGVRIEAETGQKYLAG; encoded by the coding sequence ATGAAGATCCAGGAGAAGTGGACGTACGACGCTCCGGCGGACCGGGTGCTGCAGATGGTGCTCGACCCGAAGTTCCAGGAGGCCAAGTGCGCGGCGGCGGCTGCCCTGACCTACTCGGCGTCGGTGGAGGAGCAGCCATCGGGACACGTCGTGAAGACCGAGCGGGAGATGTCGACCGACGGCTTCCCCGACAACGTTGCGCGCCTGGTCGGAAAAACCTTGCAGATCATCGAGACCCAGCGGTGGGGCGAGCCGGCCGAGGACGGCTCGTGTACCGCCGACCTCGACGTGTCGATCAGCGGCCTGCCGATCCGTTACACCGGCACCATCGAGTTGACTGCGAACGGTGACACCACCGGGATGAACGTGCAGGGCGACCTGCGCGCCAACATCCCGCTCTTCGGCGGCAAGATCGAATCCGCCGCAGCCCCAGGCATTTCCAGCGGTGTGCGGATCGAGGCCGAGACCGGTCAGAAGTACCTCGCCGGCTGA
- a CDS encoding DUF6912 family protein has protein sequence MTRRIRTYLPVDTAELRALEQTRELPAGTRTVFAVTDRLRASAPTEDTEGLEYLATQDAATEAAARGLRVVAAVDLDDEDLTDLPDAESACAVRISGALPQQHIASFHLLDPPGERDVDADLELSWYDATELALVLHTID, from the coding sequence ATGACTCGCCGGATCAGGACCTACCTACCGGTCGACACGGCCGAGTTGCGCGCGCTGGAGCAGACGCGCGAACTCCCCGCCGGGACCCGGACGGTGTTCGCCGTCACCGACCGGTTGCGGGCGTCGGCTCCCACGGAGGACACCGAGGGACTCGAATACCTCGCCACCCAGGACGCGGCCACCGAGGCCGCTGCCCGCGGACTGCGGGTGGTGGCGGCGGTCGACCTGGACGACGAGGACCTGACGGATCTGCCGGATGCCGAATCCGCTTGCGCAGTGCGGATTTCCGGTGCGCTTCCGCAACAGCACATCGCCAGCTTCCATCTGCTGGACCCACCGGGTGAGCGTGACGTGGACGCCGACCTCGAGCTGTCCTGGTACGACGCCACCGAGCTGGCGCTGGTGCTGCACACGATCGACTGA
- a CDS encoding wax ester/triacylglycerol synthase family O-acyltransferase has product MADRLSALDASFFYLQDRSTPMHVGSVMLFDPPEGGFEYEHLVSLVSNRIAFVPRYRQRVRQLPGRLLPPVWVDDEHFDVSYHVRRSALPKPGTPTQLEEFVGRIQARPLDLQRPLWELYLVEGLEGGRVAIVTKTHIALVDGIHAIDIGQIIVDPDATREHPIPQTWRARRPPSGLELLLGAAGDVARNPLTAAHLVRNGVQGTVGEVHRLARRGASGAASAAGVLARVATHPAPDSPLNRAVSVHRRFMMVSSALDDYRRIRAQCPETVTVHDVVLATITGALRGWLLARGEVVAATENVRALVPLSVEPEGVAAQLGEEVSPMFVDLPVGEARPMMRLHQISYATAAQLDGGGAIDATSIAGLAGFAPPTLHSLGARLGNAMSRRVFNLVVTNVPGPQRVLYAGDAPMAETYPVIPLPKGQTLSIGLTSYNGRVDYGLNADRDAMPDLELFGQCLHDALAELLDETETRA; this is encoded by the coding sequence GTGGCCGACCGACTGAGCGCACTGGACGCGTCCTTCTTCTACCTGCAGGACCGTTCGACGCCGATGCACGTGGGATCGGTGATGCTGTTCGACCCGCCCGAGGGCGGCTTCGAGTACGAGCACCTCGTCAGCCTGGTGAGCAACCGGATCGCCTTCGTGCCGCGCTACCGGCAGCGGGTGCGTCAACTGCCGGGCCGGCTGCTCCCGCCGGTGTGGGTCGACGACGAACACTTCGACGTCAGCTACCACGTGCGACGCTCGGCGCTGCCCAAACCCGGCACGCCGACCCAGTTGGAGGAGTTCGTCGGCCGGATCCAGGCTCGTCCGCTCGACCTGCAGCGGCCGCTGTGGGAGCTGTACCTCGTCGAGGGCCTGGAGGGTGGACGCGTCGCGATCGTCACCAAGACGCACATCGCGCTGGTCGACGGCATCCACGCGATCGACATCGGCCAGATCATCGTCGACCCGGACGCGACACGAGAGCACCCGATCCCGCAGACCTGGCGCGCGCGGCGCCCACCCAGTGGCCTGGAACTCCTGCTCGGCGCCGCAGGGGACGTCGCGCGCAATCCGCTGACGGCCGCCCACCTGGTGCGCAACGGCGTGCAGGGCACGGTCGGCGAGGTGCACCGGCTGGCCCGGCGCGGCGCGTCCGGTGCCGCATCGGCGGCGGGAGTGCTCGCGCGGGTGGCCACCCACCCAGCACCGGACAGCCCGCTGAACCGCGCGGTGAGCGTGCACCGCCGGTTCATGATGGTCTCCAGCGCGCTGGACGACTACCGGCGGATCCGAGCACAGTGCCCCGAGACGGTCACCGTGCACGACGTGGTGCTCGCGACCATCACCGGCGCGCTGCGCGGGTGGCTGCTGGCCCGCGGCGAGGTGGTCGCCGCCACCGAGAACGTCCGGGCGCTGGTCCCACTCAGCGTCGAGCCCGAGGGCGTCGCGGCGCAACTCGGCGAAGAGGTGTCACCGATGTTCGTCGACCTGCCGGTTGGCGAGGCGCGCCCGATGATGCGGCTGCACCAGATCTCCTACGCGACCGCCGCCCAGCTGGACGGGGGCGGCGCGATCGACGCGACGTCGATCGCCGGCCTGGCCGGCTTCGCGCCGCCGACCCTGCACTCGCTGGGCGCGAGACTGGGCAACGCCATGTCGCGGCGGGTGTTCAACCTGGTGGTCACCAACGTGCCCGGGCCGCAACGCGTGCTGTATGCCGGGGACGCGCCGATGGCCGAGACCTACCCGGTGATCCCGTTGCCCAAGGGCCAGACGCTGTCGATCGGCCTCACGTCGTACAACGGGCGCGTTGACTACGGTCTCAACGCCGACCGCGACGCGATGCCGGACCTGGAGCTGTTCGGGCAGTGCCTGCACGACGCGCTCGCCGAACTACTCGACGAAACGGAGACACGGGCATGA
- a CDS encoding carboxyl transferase domain-containing protein, protein MNRIAIVNRGEAAMRLVHAVRDVNARRALAGDAQQLRTIALHTDVDADAAFVREADEAHLLGAAADRPYLDLAALERALTETRADACWVGWGFVAEDPAFAELCESLGVVFIGPSAEAMRRLGDKIGSKLIAEEVGVPVAPWSRGGVDTLQDALDAAERIGYPLMLKATAGGGGRGIRKVSGPGDLEDAYQRTRDEAERAFGSGVVFLEKLVTGARHVEVQVIADGQGTAWAVGVRDCSVQRRNQKIIEESASPLLDEQQTGELKASAERLALAVDYRGAGTVEFLYHPGERTFAFLEVNTRLQVEHPITETVTGLDLVALQLQVAAGQPLAGERPAERGHAVEARLNAEDPDRDFAPAPGRISRLELPAGPGIRVDTGVSEGDTIPADFDSMIAKIIAHGADRDEALARLRRAMDETTVIIDGGVSNKSFVLELLAQPEITRGEPEWADTGWIDRMRSAGRLADHPNAGVALVAAAIEGYAESERAEIAGFLDTAYGGRPQVHHDPDSTTELKLRGETFAVTVRRVSPAGYRVTVTSGATTRTVGASLHRLDDVHSRLVVDGEAFRVVSASHGPSQLIEVNGVTHRISRDEGGVMRAPAPALVVATPVAVGDEVAAGEPVLVLESMKMETVLPAPFSGRIKELLVHAGTQVETGAALVRLEPTGEEEEAAVEVAESDLGLPTDGRVRTRAERDAAAMSTLRSALMGYDVSAPDRLATLHAYLDERDTSAPPSADELALLDMFADFAELSRNRPALEENHAELRVHSSREHFRTYLRTLDLERGDLPESFRCRLLRVLRHYGIEALDRTPQLEEALFRIFLAQQEVGDVDVAVQLLRSWLSVPAPTDTSEARALLERVVRATQRRFSVVGDVARSVRFGWFDQPIVDEERSSVLGGVADEIQALTDPDAPDRDARIGALTAIPEQLVGFLRDRLYAQPSTIESAYEPMLEVLIRRHYLEYQLRDLRTAQGAGRPAARAEYQSDTHGQTRVVTTVGDIGQLRDGSLSAEISELLTTDHDNVVEIYLRWPDLPEQPEAVRDALLDLLPQHPFAPTPRRVSFAVCPPAPRAVDYFTFRPADDGSWREDDVVRGMHPMVGRRLNLWRLREFDVTRLEAPEDVLLLDCVARSNPSDRRLVALAQVRQLAVVRDDAGKVVALPHAERAVENCLEAIRRVRASHGRGRSPLDVNHVWVTVWPPVEADIAHLAALQSKITPLTEGAGIEEVLAQGRVEDADGNPVPIAIRFHATPGAGVSADVIEPPTEPLAPLDDYAAKVLRARRRGLVYPYELEPSLAGSGSFVEYDFDDGNNLVPVDRPRGQNTAGIVVGVVSTPTELYPEGVTRVVLAGDPIKSLGALAEPECSRVVAALDLARRMQVPVEWFAVSAGARVSMRSGSENLDWVAVGLKRIVEFTQAGGEINIVVAGINVGGQPYWNAEATMLMHTKGILVMTPDSAMVLTGKQTLDFAGSVSAEDNFGIGGYDRVMGPNGQAQYWVPDLAAALSLLMHHYEHTYVVPGESGPRRSHTSDPVDRDISTSPHEGDFDTVGDIFSRELNPDRKRAFDIRSVMRAVADQDHSMLERWAGMADAETAVTVDTRIGGFPVTLIGIESKPVARQGFPPTDGPDTYTAGTLFPRSSKKVARAINAASGNRPVVVLANLSGFDGSPESMRNLQLEYGAEIGRAIVNFEGPIVFCVISRYHGGAFVVFSKRLNPQMTVLAVDGSFASVLGGAPAAAVVFSSEVAKRAAADPALAELQQRIDGAHGAERAALAVELAELQANLRSAKIAEVAAEFDSVHDIHRAVQVGSVDEVVAASELRPKIVASLARALAG, encoded by the coding sequence ATGAACCGCATCGCCATCGTCAACCGTGGAGAGGCCGCGATGCGCCTCGTCCACGCGGTGCGAGACGTCAACGCCCGGCGTGCCCTCGCAGGAGACGCGCAACAACTGCGGACCATCGCGCTCCACACCGACGTGGATGCCGACGCCGCCTTCGTCCGTGAGGCCGACGAGGCACACCTGCTGGGTGCCGCCGCAGACCGTCCCTACCTCGACCTGGCGGCGCTGGAGCGCGCGCTCACCGAGACCCGCGCCGACGCATGCTGGGTCGGCTGGGGATTCGTCGCGGAGGATCCGGCGTTCGCCGAGTTGTGCGAGTCGCTGGGGGTCGTCTTCATCGGTCCGTCGGCGGAGGCGATGCGCCGCCTGGGCGACAAGATCGGCTCCAAGCTGATCGCCGAAGAGGTCGGCGTGCCGGTCGCCCCGTGGAGCCGCGGCGGGGTCGACACCCTGCAGGACGCCCTCGACGCCGCCGAACGCATCGGCTACCCGCTGATGCTCAAGGCCACGGCGGGTGGCGGCGGGCGCGGCATACGCAAGGTCTCCGGCCCCGGCGACCTCGAGGACGCCTACCAGCGCACCCGCGACGAGGCCGAGCGGGCCTTCGGGTCCGGGGTGGTCTTCCTGGAGAAGCTCGTCACCGGTGCGCGCCACGTCGAGGTCCAGGTCATCGCCGACGGCCAGGGCACCGCCTGGGCGGTCGGGGTGCGTGACTGCTCGGTGCAACGCCGCAACCAGAAGATCATCGAGGAGTCCGCCTCGCCACTGCTGGACGAGCAGCAGACCGGTGAGCTGAAGGCGAGCGCCGAACGCCTGGCGCTCGCCGTCGACTACCGCGGCGCCGGCACGGTCGAGTTCCTCTACCACCCGGGCGAACGCACCTTCGCCTTCCTGGAGGTCAACACCCGTCTGCAGGTCGAGCACCCGATCACCGAAACCGTCACGGGGCTGGACCTGGTCGCGCTGCAGTTGCAGGTCGCCGCCGGGCAGCCGCTCGCGGGGGAGCGTCCGGCCGAGCGCGGCCACGCCGTCGAGGCCCGGTTGAACGCCGAGGACCCGGACCGCGACTTCGCACCCGCCCCCGGCCGGATCAGCCGGTTGGAGCTGCCCGCCGGGCCCGGCATACGCGTCGACACCGGCGTGTCCGAGGGCGACACCATCCCGGCCGACTTCGACTCGATGATCGCCAAGATCATCGCCCACGGCGCCGACCGGGACGAGGCGCTCGCGCGACTGCGCCGGGCGATGGACGAGACCACGGTCATCATCGACGGCGGCGTCAGCAACAAGAGCTTCGTGCTCGAGCTGCTCGCCCAGCCCGAGATCACCCGCGGCGAGCCCGAGTGGGCGGACACCGGCTGGATCGACCGGATGCGTTCCGCGGGCCGGCTGGCCGACCACCCGAACGCCGGCGTCGCACTCGTCGCCGCCGCCATCGAGGGGTATGCCGAGAGCGAGCGCGCCGAGATCGCCGGGTTCCTCGACACGGCATACGGCGGCCGCCCGCAGGTGCACCACGACCCCGACAGCACCACGGAGCTGAAACTGCGCGGCGAGACGTTCGCCGTGACCGTTCGCCGGGTCAGCCCGGCCGGTTACCGGGTGACCGTGACGAGCGGTGCCACGACCCGCACGGTGGGCGCGTCGCTGCACCGGTTGGACGACGTGCACAGCCGGCTCGTGGTCGACGGCGAGGCGTTCCGCGTGGTGAGCGCGTCGCACGGCCCGAGCCAGCTGATCGAGGTCAACGGCGTCACCCATCGCATCAGCCGCGACGAGGGCGGCGTGATGCGCGCACCCGCGCCGGCGCTGGTCGTCGCGACTCCGGTGGCCGTCGGCGACGAGGTTGCGGCCGGCGAGCCCGTGCTGGTGCTGGAGTCGATGAAGATGGAGACGGTGCTGCCGGCTCCGTTCAGCGGCCGCATCAAGGAGTTGCTCGTCCACGCCGGCACCCAGGTCGAGACCGGTGCCGCACTGGTCCGGTTGGAGCCCACCGGGGAAGAGGAAGAAGCCGCCGTCGAGGTCGCCGAGAGCGACCTCGGGCTGCCGACCGACGGACGCGTGCGCACCCGGGCCGAGCGCGACGCCGCCGCGATGAGCACGCTGCGCTCCGCGCTGATGGGGTATGACGTCAGCGCCCCTGACCGGCTCGCCACGCTGCACGCCTACCTGGACGAGCGGGACACCTCGGCCCCGCCGAGCGCCGACGAGCTCGCGCTGCTGGACATGTTCGCCGACTTCGCCGAACTCAGCCGCAACCGCCCGGCTCTCGAGGAGAACCACGCCGAGCTGCGGGTGCACAGCTCCCGCGAGCACTTCCGGACCTATCTGCGCACGTTGGATCTCGAGCGCGGTGACCTGCCCGAGTCGTTCCGGTGCAGGTTGTTGCGCGTGCTGCGGCACTACGGCATCGAAGCCCTGGACCGCACGCCGCAGCTGGAGGAGGCGTTGTTCCGGATCTTCCTGGCCCAGCAGGAGGTCGGCGACGTCGACGTCGCGGTCCAGCTGCTGCGGAGCTGGCTGTCGGTGCCGGCACCGACCGACACCTCGGAGGCACGTGCGCTGCTGGAACGAGTGGTGCGTGCGACGCAGCGCCGGTTCTCCGTGGTCGGCGACGTCGCCCGGTCGGTGCGGTTCGGCTGGTTCGACCAGCCGATCGTCGACGAGGAGCGGTCCAGTGTGCTCGGCGGGGTGGCCGATGAGATCCAGGCCCTGACCGACCCCGATGCCCCGGACCGTGACGCCCGGATCGGGGCGCTGACCGCCATACCGGAGCAGTTGGTGGGGTTCCTGCGTGACCGGCTCTACGCGCAGCCGAGCACCATCGAGAGCGCCTACGAGCCGATGCTCGAGGTGCTGATCCGTCGGCACTACCTGGAGTACCAGCTGCGCGACCTGCGGACCGCGCAGGGCGCCGGGCGACCCGCGGCGCGCGCCGAGTACCAGTCCGACACCCACGGCCAGACCCGGGTCGTGACGACCGTCGGCGACATCGGCCAGCTGCGCGACGGCTCGTTGTCGGCGGAGATCAGCGAACTGCTGACGACCGACCACGACAACGTCGTGGAGATCTATCTGCGCTGGCCGGACCTGCCGGAGCAGCCGGAGGCCGTCCGCGACGCGTTGCTCGACCTGTTGCCGCAGCACCCGTTCGCGCCGACCCCGCGCCGGGTGTCGTTCGCCGTGTGCCCGCCCGCACCACGGGCCGTCGACTACTTCACGTTCCGCCCGGCCGACGACGGCAGCTGGCGCGAGGACGACGTCGTGCGCGGGATGCACCCGATGGTCGGCCGCCGGCTGAACCTCTGGCGCCTGCGCGAGTTCGACGTCACCCGGCTGGAAGCACCCGAGGACGTGCTGCTGCTCGACTGTGTCGCCCGCAGCAACCCCTCGGACCGGCGGCTGGTCGCCCTGGCACAGGTCCGGCAGCTCGCCGTCGTCCGCGACGATGCGGGCAAGGTCGTCGCCCTGCCGCACGCCGAGCGTGCCGTCGAGAACTGTCTCGAGGCGATCCGGCGGGTGCGTGCCTCCCACGGGCGCGGCCGGTCGCCGCTGGACGTCAACCACGTGTGGGTGACGGTCTGGCCGCCGGTCGAGGCCGACATCGCGCACCTGGCGGCGTTGCAGTCCAAGATCACCCCGCTGACCGAGGGTGCCGGCATCGAAGAGGTGCTCGCACAGGGCCGGGTCGAGGACGCGGACGGCAACCCGGTCCCGATCGCGATCCGCTTCCACGCCACACCCGGTGCGGGTGTGTCCGCCGATGTCATCGAGCCGCCCACCGAGCCGCTGGCACCGCTGGACGACTACGCCGCCAAGGTGCTGCGCGCCCGTCGCCGCGGGCTGGTCTACCCCTACGAACTGGAGCCGTCGCTCGCCGGGAGCGGGTCGTTCGTCGAATACGACTTCGACGACGGCAACAACCTGGTGCCGGTCGACCGGCCGCGGGGGCAGAACACCGCGGGCATCGTCGTCGGCGTCGTCAGCACACCGACCGAGCTCTACCCCGAAGGGGTCACCCGCGTGGTGCTCGCCGGCGACCCGATCAAGTCGCTGGGCGCGCTCGCCGAGCCGGAGTGCAGCCGGGTGGTGGCAGCGCTCGACCTCGCCCGGCGAATGCAGGTGCCGGTCGAGTGGTTCGCGGTCTCCGCCGGTGCGCGCGTCTCCATGCGCAGCGGCAGCGAGAACCTCGACTGGGTCGCCGTCGGCCTCAAACGCATCGTGGAGTTCACCCAGGCGGGCGGTGAGATCAACATCGTCGTCGCGGGCATCAACGTCGGTGGCCAGCCCTACTGGAACGCCGAGGCCACGATGCTCATGCACACCAAGGGCATCCTGGTCATGACACCGGACAGTGCGATGGTGCTGACCGGCAAGCAGACGCTCGACTTCGCGGGCAGTGTGTCGGCCGAGGACAACTTCGGCATCGGCGGTTACGACCGGGTGATGGGCCCGAACGGCCAGGCCCAGTACTGGGTGCCCGACCTCGCGGCCGCGCTGAGTCTGTTGATGCACCACTACGAGCACACGTATGTCGTGCCGGGGGAGTCGGGGCCGCGCCGCTCGCACACCTCGGACCCGGTCGACCGGGACATCTCGACGAGTCCGCACGAGGGTGACTTCGACACCGTCGGCGACATCTTCTCCCGCGAACTCAACCCGGACCGCAAGCGCGCGTTCGACATACGCAGCGTGATGCGTGCGGTGGCCGACCAGGATCACTCGATGCTCGAGCGCTGGGCGGGTATGGCGGATGCGGAGACCGCGGTCACCGTCGACACACGCATCGGTGGGTTCCCGGTGACGCTGATCGGCATCGAGTCCAAACCCGTTGCCCGCCAAGGGTTCCCACCCACCGATGGCCCGGATACCTACACCGCGGGCACGCTCTTCCCGCGCTCGTCGAAGAAGGTCGCGCGGGCGATCAACGCGGCGTCCGGCAACCGCCCGGTCGTGGTGCTGGCCAACCTGTCCGGCTTCGACGGCTCACCGGAGTCGATGCGCAACCTGCAGCTGGAGTACGGCGCCGAGATCGGCCGGGCCATCGTCAACTTCGAGGGCCCGATCGTCTTCTGCGTCATCTCCCGCTACCACGGCGGCGCCTTCGTGGTCTTCTCCAAGCGGCTCAACCCGCAGATGACCGTGCTCGCCGTCGACGGCTCGTTCGCGTCGGTGCTGGGTGGTGCGCCGGCGGCCGCGGTGGTGTTCTCCTCCGAGGTCGCCAAGCGTGCCGCCGCGGACCCGGCGCTGGCGGAGTTGCAGCAGCGCATCGACGGTGCGCACGGTGCCGAACGCGCAGCGCTGGCGGTCGAACTCGCCGAGCTCCAGGCGAACCTGCGGTCCGCCAAGATCGCCGAGGTCGCCGCGGAGTTCGACTCCGTGCACGACATCCACCGTGCGGTGCAGGTCGGTTCGGTCGACGAGGTGGTCGCGGCCTCGGAGCTACGCCCGAAGATCGTGGCGTCGCTCGCGCGTGCCCTCGCCGGCTGA